GTCGCTGGGATAGTTCACGTCGGGGCCATCGGTGCCATCATTGCCAGCCGCACCAACCGAAAGAATACCCTGCGCAGAGGCGGCATCCATGGCGTTAACGAACGCCTGGTCCTCGGAGCCCAGTGAGTCCATCGAACCACCCAGACTCATATTGACCACGCGAACAGGGGCCTCGGGATGCTCGGTGTTATACGACGCGATGTACGCATACGCCCGCACCAGGTCGCTGCTGTTCGCGATGGTCATCGACTTCTGTATGCCCGTATCCTTCTTCGTTTCCGTAAGCGAATAGAACACCTTGACGGGCATCAGGCCTGCATTGTAGGAAACACCCGCAACGCCCTTCCCGTTATTCGCCACACCCGCCACAATACCCGCCACGTGCGTACCATGACCCAGAATATCCGTCATGTCCTCAATGGACGATTCATCGACGTCGTATATATAATCCTTGTCCTCGTAATCATGGGCGTCGACGGCCATGTAACTATCCACGATGTTATCGGCCAGGTCCTCATGATCCATGCGGCACCCGCTATCCAGCACGGCAACCACCACGCGGCCCTCCGTGCGCTGAATATCCCACGCCTCATACGCCGCCATGGAAGACAGGCCCCACAAGAGAGATTGTTTCGAGTCATCAATCGACGTTACCGCAGGCAAAAGAGCCGAAGACGGAGCAACCAATCCGTCGTCGGACGAATCCGTAAACAACGAACCAGCCGAAGAGTCATCGTCTTCAGCCAGGTAGTAGCAATAATCGGGCTGAGCCACCCGGCCCGCCGTTTCCAGGGCAGACACCGCCGCCGGCACGTCGTAGCCCTCGGCAAGGTGAAGCACGACGAAACCCAGATCGACGTCTTCCTGGGCAACCTTCTGCGGTTGCACGCACTCCATCGACGCCACGAACGTGGAAACCTCTTCGGGGGCATCCTCCTCGCCCAACAGCAACATGACCTCGTAGGGAACGTATGGCTCGCGCTCCATAGCGGATTCATCTTTTACCAGCTCGTACGTGGATTCAGAATGCGATTGCGATTCGCTTGCGGCCCCGGAATCGCCTGGCGCGTCATCGCCATTCTGGGCATCGAACACCATCGCCTTATTCTGGACGGAATCACTCACGTCAGGCTCAGGCACCGTGGTGCCACCCATGCCGCACCACCACGCAACGACAGCAACCGCCACGCATGCCACGGCCGCCGCTATGCATGCGATGCGCTTGCGCCGCCGATATGTCGTCGTACCCCACGCCATGCTACAGCCCATACCAGCCAATGCCCTCGCCACGCCATCCGGCCTTTACAAGGAAATTGTTCTCGGCCTTACTCGTGGTGTAGTTATGCGAACCCGACTTGGCATTCGGGTTGTACTGGCGATAGAGCGGCGTAGTCTTGGACGTATCGGAATACCAGCCCACGCCCTCGTAGCGCCAGCCCAGCTTGCGCAGGCCGTCGCGCTCGGAAGTGCTCATGGTGTAATGGTGGTCTCCCCCGTTGGGGTTGTAGAGGCGATACACCTCGGCACCCGACGTGGGCGCCATCCAGCCTACGCCCTCATAGCGCCAGCCCAGGCGCTTCAAATTGTCGCGCTCGGAGGTGCTTGCCGTATAGAAGTGCTCGCCTGAATTGGGGTTATACAGGCGATGCATCGACTGGCTGCCCTGCGTGATGGAAAACGTACCCGTGGTCACCCCCGTGAAGTTCCCGCCCGACACCGCCTTCACGCGCACCGAGCCCGTACCCGGATTCACGTTGCTCGAATACTGCAACGTGTAATCGGTTCCTTCCTGCAGCGTCTTGGCGCCATATGTCACCGTCACCTTGGGCTTTAGCTCCTTGCCGGTATAGGTAACACTGGGAATGGATATATCGACCTGCGCAATGTCGGCATGCATGATGTTGAACGTCCGGCTGGTGGTTCCATAGCATTCGCCCTTGCCCTGAATCGTCACCGTGGCAAGACCCACGTTCTCGTTGTTTGCGTACGTGAGCACGTAGTCCACGCCCTCCACCAACGAGCGTCCGCCCTGTTCGGCCGTAGCAACGATACCTGGGCAAATGGGGCTTCCCGCATACACCTGATTCTCGATATAGCCAATGACTGCCCTGTTGATATTGAGCGGCGTTACCTTCAGCTCGATGGAGCAGGTGATGTCTTCCGCCAAGGGCTCGCCCATGCGGGCCGTAATGGTCACCGAACCCGAAGCATGCGCCGTCACCACGCCGTTCGCGTCGACCGTGGCTATGGACGCGTCGCTCGTTTCCCACGAGAACGGATACGATCCATCGAACGGCAACGCAAGCGTAAAGGAATCGCCCACCTCGGCCGTGACGTACGTATGCGTCGAACCGTCAGTTGTCGTCATCTGCTTGAACGTCGCATCGCTGCGCTCTTGGAAGTCGGCTTCGCCACGCTGTATCTTCAGCAGCTGCAGCGCATGATACGCATTCACCTCGCCGTAGCCCGTATACGGGTCCCAGCCCTCCGCGGCCTCTTCCACCACCGTGCCTTCATCGTCATACGTCGTATACACCACGTCGGTCGCCGACGCGCAGAGAATGCCCTCCACCTCGTCGGGCGTGAGCGACGGGTCGTAGGCGAACAGCAGCGCCGCGATGCCCGACACGCACGGAGCAGCCATGGACGTGCCATTCATCAGGGCATATGATGTGGTCGTCCCCGAAAGCGGAAAACTCGCATCCCACGTGCTCGCAATGCTCGTGCCGGGGGCGCTAATCTTCTTGTTCGTAGCCCCCTGTACCTGCGAAGCCGTGTTGTAGTTCGAGGATTCCGAGCGCGTAACCCCGGCCGATGCCTGGTCATACTGCAGGTTCATCACATTGAGCGTTTCGGAAAGATCGCCAGGGTAGCACACGTAGGGCACCGTAGCCTCTGTGCTGTTCCCCGCCGCGCTCACGGTGAGAATGCCCGCATCGTGAGCTTCCTTGATACGGGCAACGAGCATCTTGTCGGAACTCATTACGCCCGAATTGAGACGGTCGATCTGTTCCTGCGTGTACACCATCCCCACGCTCAGATTGATCACGCGGACGGAGCCGTAGGCGTCCTTGTTGTTTAGGACGAAGCTATACGCGCGGGCAATCTCGTTCGAATAGGCAGTCACCCCGCTGCCCACCTGCTTAAACACGGTAATGGGAAGCAGATTTGCATTGTACGAATAACCCGCCACGCCCTTGGCGTTGTTCGCCGTTGCCGCGGCAATGCCCGCAACGTGCGTGCCATGGCCCGACACGGAGGTGACGTTCGTCGACGTCTGGCGCACCGCATCATAGGCGAAGACCACGCGGTCCTTCAGGTCCTCGTGATTGACATCGCAGCCCGTATCGAGCGTCGCGATGGTTACCGTGTTTGATCTGGGCTCCTGATCGGTATCCAAGCACCGCACGATACTCCACGCCTCGCGGGCATTCACCGAGTCGATGCCCCACAAGTAGCCTCGCTCGATGTCGTTCGTCTTGGTGTAATAGTTGTCATTGATCACGTACGCATCGGCCAAGGGGGAAGATGCCGAAAGCGTCACGAGGCCACCATCGCCTGACGCCCCTTCCGAGCTTGCGGCCCCAGCCGCAATCTGGGCGCTCACATCTTGAGCTGCCAGCCCATCGTCCATAAGGTGATACACGTAGTTGGGTTGGCACGACCTGCCCGCCTCTTCCACGGCAGCCTGCGCCGTGAGCACGTCCACGCCTTCGGCCAGCTCGAGCACCACAAAGCCTAACGCGATGTCCTCGCCGGTCACACGCTTGGTTACGGACACATCCAAGTCCGCTAAAAACGCCTCGGCGCTCTGAATGGTGTCGGATTCCTCGAGCAACAAGAGCAGCTGATTGAGAACATAGATGTCATCGGGGCCTACCGTAGCCGCGGCAGGGGAAGCAACCGCCTCCGTGCCAGCCTCACCGGCATCGCCGGCATCACCAGGCGCGGGGTCTTGCAGCTCGTAGCCCCCGGACGGAGTGACATACGCCTGTGAAACGTCGTTCACGGGCCCGACCAGCACCTCGCTGGGCCCCTGCGAACCCGGAACGCCCAGCACGAACGCAAGCGCCACACCTGCACAAGCGGCCAGGACGACCCCCGCAATAGCGCCACGCTTCACACGTCCATTCGTTTTCGCACGCAGGGCCATGAGCATCACAACCCATACCAGCCGATGCCCTCGGCACGCCAGCCGAGCCGCACCAGCTTGTCGTTTTCCGACTTGCTCACGGTATAATTATGCGAACCCGATTTGGCGTTCGGGTTGTACTGTCGATAGAGCGGCGTTGCCTTGTACGTATCGGAATACCAGCCGATGCCCTCATAGCGCCAGCCCAGCTTGCGCAGGCCATCGCGCTCTTCCACGCTCATGGTGTAATGGTGATCGCCGCCATTGGGGTTATACAGGCGATACACCGCATTGCCCGTCTTCGGGGCAAGCCATCCAACGCCCTCGTAGCGCCAGCCCAGCTTGCGCAGGCCATCGCGCTCGGAGGTGCTCGCCGTATAGAAGTGCTCCCCCGAATTCGGGTTGTACAGGCGATACATATTCTTCGAGCCCTGAACGATATTG
This genomic stretch from Denitrobacterium detoxificans harbors:
- a CDS encoding S8 family serine peptidase, which encodes MKRGAIAGVVLAACAGVALAFVLGVPGSQGPSEVLVGPVNDVSQAYVTPSGGYELQDPAPGDAGDAGEAGTEAVASPAAATVGPDDIYVLNQLLLLLEESDTIQSAEAFLADLDVSVTKRVTGEDIALGFVVLELAEGVDVLTAQAAVEEAGRSCQPNYVYHLMDDGLAAQDVSAQIAAGAASSEGASGDGGLVTLSASSPLADAYVINDNYYTKTNDIERGYLWGIDSVNAREAWSIVRCLDTDQEPRSNTVTIATLDTGCDVNHEDLKDRVVFAYDAVRQTSTNVTSVSGHGTHVAGIAAATANNAKGVAGYSYNANLLPITVFKQVGSGVTAYSNEIARAYSFVLNNKDAYGSVRVINLSVGMVYTQEQIDRLNSGVMSSDKMLVARIKEAHDAGILTVSAAGNSTEATVPYVCYPGDLSETLNVMNLQYDQASAGVTRSESSNYNTASQVQGATNKKISAPGTSIASTWDASFPLSGTTTSYALMNGTSMAAPCVSGIAALLFAYDPSLTPDEVEGILCASATDVVYTTYDDEGTVVEEAAEGWDPYTGYGEVNAYHALQLLKIQRGEADFQERSDATFKQMTTTDGSTHTYVTAEVGDSFTLALPFDGSYPFSWETSDASIATVDANGVVTAHASGSVTITARMGEPLAEDITCSIELKVTPLNINRAVIGYIENQVYAGSPICPGIVATAEQGGRSLVEGVDYVLTYANNENVGLATVTIQGKGECYGTTSRTFNIMHADIAQVDISIPSVTYTGKELKPKVTVTYGAKTLQEGTDYTLQYSSNVNPGTGSVRVKAVSGGNFTGVTTGTFSITQGSQSMHRLYNPNSGEHFYTASTSERDNLKRLGWRYEGVGWMAPTSGAEVYRLYNPNGGDHHYTMSTSERDGLRKLGWRYEGVGWYSDTSKTTPLYRQYNPNAKSGSHNYTTSKAENNFLVKAGWRGEGIGWYGL